A portion of the Vicinamibacterales bacterium genome contains these proteins:
- a CDS encoding glycosyltransferase family A protein, producing the protein MRGTPEAPRDIAVVIPAFNAAATIGDTLRSVYAQTLPAREVVVVDDGSTDDTARVASTCGARVISLPNRGAAAARNVGIANTTAPWIAFLDADDEWVPDKLERQSAGQQGRPMSYTDAWIVDGLTERRVSAIAPCPSGAILEALVLNNVITLSSVLVRRDVLAEAGGFPEALRVVHDWPLWLRIAAAHDVQFVGHPLVRYRVSPTGISRNLTIMEPEHLAVIEEAFSDGGAARHLPHLRDRALAGALTVVAHEAGRTSQWWLAARLALRRLTHCPGDLDAWKALTKVGLAASGVRVW; encoded by the coding sequence GTGCGCGGGACACCGGAGGCGCCGCGCGACATCGCCGTGGTGATCCCGGCGTTCAACGCGGCCGCCACCATCGGCGACACGCTGCGCTCCGTGTACGCGCAGACGCTGCCGGCGCGCGAGGTGGTCGTCGTGGACGACGGCTCCACCGACGACACGGCGCGCGTGGCGTCCACCTGCGGCGCGCGCGTCATCAGCCTCCCGAACCGCGGGGCCGCCGCCGCCCGCAACGTCGGCATCGCGAACACCACCGCGCCGTGGATCGCGTTCCTCGACGCGGACGACGAGTGGGTCCCGGACAAGCTCGAGCGGCAGTCGGCGGGCCAGCAGGGCCGGCCGATGTCCTACACCGACGCGTGGATCGTGGACGGCCTGACGGAGCGGCGGGTCTCGGCGATCGCGCCGTGTCCGTCCGGCGCCATCCTCGAGGCGCTGGTGCTGAACAACGTCATCACGCTGTCGTCGGTGCTCGTCCGCCGCGACGTGCTGGCCGAGGCCGGCGGGTTCCCCGAAGCGCTGCGCGTCGTGCACGACTGGCCCCTGTGGCTGAGGATCGCGGCGGCGCACGACGTCCAGTTCGTCGGCCACCCGCTCGTGCGCTACAGGGTCTCGCCGACCGGCATCTCGCGCAACCTCACGATCATGGAGCCCGAGCACCTGGCCGTGATCGAGGAGGCGTTCTCCGACGGCGGCGCCGCGCGCCACCTGCCCCACCTGCGCGATCGGGCGCTCGCCGGGGCGCTCACCGTCGTGGCGCACGAGGCCGGCCGGACGTCGCAGTGGTGGCTCGCCGCCCGCCTGGCGCTCCGCCGGCTCACCCACTGTCCAGGCGACCTGGACGCCTGGAAGGCGCTCACGAAAGTGGGCCTGGCCGCCTCGGGCGTTCGGGTCTGGTGA
- a CDS encoding PEGA domain-containing protein yields the protein MTPTIRAALMAAAWAVVAATVPSGAAATTTHGSPPVLEQARDRRAPQPRRPAPPPPRVPSSRGSFVFIGGYFYDPFFGPYPWWPRPAYPYWYFPVFDSRAEVRIDCRERGAAVYVDGFYAGIVDDFDGIFQRLPLPPGGHRLTLYLEGFETADYSVYLRPGSSFTVHHDMMRLPPGEASRRPEVAPPVPPPPDGTYTSPTGMPPIAPPPGATPVSVAVGTLELLVQPGTATVAVDGARWVSSEPGSYDLQLPVGAHRIEVSAPGFRAFATTVDVRDGETTPLNVSLTRGPTR from the coding sequence ATGACTCCGACCATTCGGGCAGCACTGATGGCGGCCGCGTGGGCGGTCGTCGCGGCGACCGTGCCCTCGGGCGCCGCCGCCACGACGACCCACGGCTCGCCCCCCGTCCTCGAACAGGCGCGCGATCGACGCGCGCCACAGCCACGCCGTCCGGCCCCTCCGCCTCCGCGGGTGCCGTCGTCGCGCGGGTCCTTCGTGTTCATCGGCGGCTACTTCTACGACCCGTTCTTCGGGCCGTATCCGTGGTGGCCGCGTCCGGCGTACCCCTACTGGTACTTCCCCGTGTTCGACAGCCGGGCCGAGGTGCGCATCGACTGCCGTGAGCGCGGCGCCGCCGTCTACGTGGACGGCTTCTACGCAGGCATCGTCGACGACTTCGACGGCATCTTCCAGCGCCTGCCCCTGCCGCCGGGCGGCCATCGCCTCACGCTCTACCTCGAGGGCTTCGAGACCGCCGACTACAGCGTGTACCTGCGGCCCGGATCCTCCTTCACCGTCCATCACGACATGATGCGGCTGCCACCGGGTGAGGCCAGCCGCCGTCCGGAGGTGGCGCCGCCGGTGCCGCCGCCGCCGGACGGGACCTACACGTCGCCGACCGGCATGCCGCCGATCGCCCCGCCACCGGGCGCCACGCCGGTGAGCGTCGCCGTCGGCACGCTGGAGCTCCTCGTGCAGCCGGGCACCGCCACGGTCGCCGTCGACGGCGCGCGGTGGGTGAGTTCCGAGCCCGGAAGCTACGATCTGCAGCTGCCGGTCGGCGCGCACAGGATCGAGGTGTCTGCGCCGGGCTTCCGTGCGTTTGCGACCACCGTCGACGTGCGCGACGGCGAGACCACGCCGCTCAACGTCAGCCTGACGCGGGGGCCGACGCGATGA
- the ccoN gene encoding cytochrome-c oxidase, cbb3-type subunit I, with translation MSDTVRYDDRTPRLFFLAAVVWAAVGMLVGVLIAAMLFMPALNLAPYLTFGRLRPLHTNAVIFAFCGNMIFGGTYHSMQRLLKTRLFSDTLSKIHFWGWQLLIVAAAVALVTGTTQAKEYAELPWVLDIVIAVLWVTFAVNFFGTLAIRREKHIYVAIWFYIATIVAVAILHIGNSMAMPYSWLGSYSAYAGVKDALMQWWYGHNAVAFFLTTPFLGLMYYYLPKAAERPVFSYRLSIMHFWSLVFVYIWAGPHHLHYSAVPEWASTLGMLFSLILWMPSWGGMVNGFFTLRGAWHKLREDPILKFMVVAVTYYGMSTFEGPMMSIKSVNAVSHFTDWTIGHVHAGALGWNAFLSFGILYWVVPRLWKTPLYSQRLATLHFWVATVGLIGYQVSMWVAGITQWAMWRAFEADGRLVYPDFIETVVRIVPMYWVRLVSGLLFFGGLLVFCWNIFKTVKSAPADYAVEPEVVAPPLVRDLAVPGAVTPANTYDHAFYRLQHEMRHGFHRVLEGRMVTFTVLTALALAVGSLVEAIPMFFNKSNVKEIASVHPYTPLEVVGRDIYIREGCYNCHSQMVRPFTYETERYGEYSKAGEYVYDHPFQWGSKRTGPDLHRVGGKYPSLWHVRHMQQPSSTTPGSIMPAYPHLLTDAFDTALIGSKMRALRSVGVPYTDGEIDTAVTAMQTQATAIATEVEAQQGPTGLADKEIVALTAYLQRLGTDIRWKRPQAQAPYAATLAPSPAAAPAATPTAAAAPPRPQAPPAARAARPADPPAAPTRASAHGPAR, from the coding sequence ATGAGTGACACCGTTCGTTACGATGACCGGACGCCGCGGCTGTTCTTCCTGGCGGCCGTCGTCTGGGCCGCGGTCGGCATGCTGGTGGGCGTGCTCATCGCCGCGATGCTCTTCATGCCGGCGTTGAACCTGGCGCCGTACCTGACGTTCGGGCGCCTGCGGCCGCTGCACACGAACGCCGTGATCTTCGCGTTCTGCGGCAACATGATCTTCGGCGGCACGTACCACTCGATGCAGCGCCTGCTGAAGACGCGTCTCTTCAGCGACACGCTGTCGAAGATCCATTTCTGGGGCTGGCAGCTGCTCATCGTGGCGGCCGCCGTCGCCCTGGTCACGGGCACGACGCAGGCGAAGGAATACGCCGAGCTGCCCTGGGTGCTCGACATCGTCATCGCCGTCCTCTGGGTGACCTTCGCGGTCAACTTCTTCGGCACGCTGGCCATCCGCCGCGAGAAGCACATCTACGTGGCGATCTGGTTCTACATCGCCACCATCGTCGCCGTCGCCATCCTGCACATCGGCAACAGCATGGCGATGCCCTACTCGTGGCTGGGCAGCTATTCCGCCTACGCAGGGGTGAAGGACGCCCTCATGCAGTGGTGGTACGGGCACAACGCGGTCGCCTTCTTCCTGACGACCCCGTTCCTCGGCCTGATGTACTACTACCTGCCGAAAGCGGCCGAACGGCCGGTGTTCAGCTACCGGCTGTCGATCATGCACTTCTGGTCGCTGGTCTTCGTCTACATCTGGGCCGGACCGCACCACCTCCACTACTCCGCCGTGCCGGAATGGGCGTCCACGCTCGGGATGCTCTTCTCGCTGATCCTCTGGATGCCGTCCTGGGGCGGCATGGTGAACGGCTTCTTCACGTTGCGCGGCGCCTGGCACAAGCTGCGCGAGGACCCCATCCTGAAGTTCATGGTGGTGGCCGTCACCTACTACGGCATGTCGACCTTCGAAGGGCCGATGATGTCGATCAAGTCGGTCAACGCGGTCTCGCACTTCACCGACTGGACGATCGGCCACGTGCACGCCGGCGCGCTCGGCTGGAACGCCTTCCTCTCGTTCGGCATCCTGTACTGGGTCGTGCCGCGGCTGTGGAAGACGCCGCTGTACTCGCAGCGGCTCGCGACGCTCCACTTCTGGGTGGCCACGGTCGGCCTCATCGGCTACCAGGTGTCCATGTGGGTGGCCGGCATCACGCAGTGGGCGATGTGGCGCGCGTTCGAGGCCGACGGCCGGCTGGTCTATCCCGACTTCATCGAGACCGTCGTCCGCATCGTGCCCATGTATTGGGTGCGGCTGGTCTCGGGACTCCTCTTCTTCGGGGGGTTGCTCGTCTTCTGCTGGAACATCTTCAAGACGGTCAAGAGCGCGCCCGCGGACTACGCGGTCGAGCCCGAGGTGGTGGCGCCGCCGCTCGTCCGGGACCTGGCGGTCCCCGGCGCGGTCACGCCCGCCAACACCTACGACCACGCCTTCTACCGGCTGCAGCACGAGATGCGGCACGGCTTCCACCGCGTGCTCGAAGGCCGCATGGTGACGTTCACGGTGCTCACGGCCCTCGCGCTGGCGGTCGGCTCGCTCGTCGAGGCGATCCCGATGTTCTTCAACAAGTCGAACGTGAAGGAGATCGCCAGCGTCCACCCGTACACGCCGCTCGAGGTCGTCGGTCGCGACATCTACATCCGGGAGGGCTGCTACAACTGCCACTCGCAGATGGTCCGTCCGTTCACCTACGAGACCGAGCGCTACGGCGAGTACTCGAAGGCGGGCGAGTACGTGTACGACCATCCGTTCCAGTGGGGCTCGAAGCGCACGGGGCCCGACCTGCACCGCGTCGGCGGCAAGTACCCGTCGCTGTGGCACGTCCGGCACATGCAGCAGCCGAGCTCGACGACGCCCGGCTCGATCATGCCGGCCTATCCGCACCTGCTGACCGACGCGTTCGACACCGCGCTCATCGGGTCGAAGATGCGGGCGCTCCGGTCGGTCGGCGTGCCCTACACCGACGGCGAGATCGACACGGCGGTGACCGCCATGCAGACGCAGGCCACGGCCATCGCGACCGAGGTGGAGGCGCAGCAGGGCCCGACCGGACTCGCCGACAAGGAGATCGTGGCGCTCACCGCGTACCTCCAGCGCCTGGGCACCGACATCCGCTGGAAGCGGCCGCAGGCGCAGGCGCCCTATGCCGCCACGCTCGCGCCGTCGCCTGCCGCGGCGCCCGCGGCCACGCCCACGGCGGCCGCCGCGCCCCCACGTCCCCAGGCGCCGCCCGCCGCGCGGGCGGCCCGGCCGGCTGACCCGCCGGCAGCCCCCACCCGGGCGTCGGCCCACGGTCCCGCGAGGTAG
- the ccoG gene encoding cytochrome c oxidase accessory protein CcoG, whose amino-acid sequence MAAAAHPRDTGPAPGAPAGHERIYEVAPPEELLYSISADGSRKFMHPVVRKGHYWKIRRGIAYGLMALFFALPLIPIGGNPAVFLDLATRRFHLFGTTFHPTDNLLLAAFGFGVVVTVFFVGSTFGRIWCGFGCPQTVYLEFLFRPIEALVEGGPTNQRRLNKEPMSARKAAIKATKWALFLLVGLAMATNFVAYFTGWAALAPGLLHAPQQWTGALFTIAFVTALIVFDFGWFRDQMCTIACPYGRLQNVLTDKDTILVAYDTDRGEPRTRARELLPGAGACIDCGACVSACPTGVDIRRGLQVECIGTAQCVDACDEVMIKLGRPTGLIKFTSEREQQGATRHLWRPRNLAYLGMMLVAWGTLGVLVFTRADALVEIVRGGREPYRLLNTGEVANQQRVRFTNQLPETQRFTLTLVSPPEASLVISESPVVVTPEKVLTVNAVTTVPRALFSNGQLTVHYLVTSDRGFRKEIDFLLLGPFGTGATP is encoded by the coding sequence ATGGCTGCTGCCGCCCATCCGCGGGACACCGGCCCGGCGCCTGGCGCGCCGGCGGGGCACGAGCGCATCTACGAGGTGGCGCCGCCGGAAGAGCTGCTGTACAGCATCTCCGCGGACGGCTCGCGGAAGTTCATGCACCCGGTGGTCCGCAAGGGCCACTACTGGAAGATCCGCCGCGGCATCGCCTACGGCCTGATGGCGCTGTTCTTCGCGCTGCCCCTCATCCCCATCGGCGGCAACCCGGCCGTGTTCCTCGACCTGGCAACCCGGCGGTTCCACCTGTTCGGCACCACGTTCCACCCGACCGACAACCTGCTCCTCGCCGCCTTCGGCTTCGGCGTGGTGGTGACGGTGTTCTTCGTGGGATCCACGTTCGGGCGCATCTGGTGCGGCTTCGGCTGCCCGCAGACGGTGTACCTGGAGTTCCTGTTCCGCCCGATCGAGGCGCTCGTCGAAGGCGGACCGACGAACCAGCGGCGGCTCAACAAGGAGCCGATGTCGGCGCGCAAGGCCGCGATCAAGGCCACGAAGTGGGCGCTCTTCCTGCTGGTGGGCCTGGCGATGGCCACGAACTTCGTCGCCTACTTCACGGGCTGGGCCGCGCTCGCGCCGGGCCTGCTCCACGCGCCGCAGCAGTGGACGGGCGCGCTCTTCACCATCGCCTTCGTCACGGCGCTCATCGTCTTCGACTTCGGCTGGTTCCGCGACCAGATGTGCACGATCGCCTGCCCCTACGGGCGGCTGCAGAACGTGCTGACCGACAAGGACACGATCCTCGTCGCGTACGACACCGACCGGGGCGAGCCCCGCACCCGGGCGCGCGAGCTCCTCCCGGGCGCCGGCGCCTGCATCGACTGCGGCGCCTGTGTGAGCGCGTGCCCGACCGGCGTGGACATCCGTCGCGGCCTGCAGGTGGAGTGCATCGGGACGGCGCAGTGCGTGGACGCCTGCGACGAGGTGATGATCAAGCTCGGCCGCCCGACCGGCCTCATCAAGTTCACGTCCGAGCGCGAGCAGCAGGGCGCGACCCGCCACCTGTGGCGGCCGCGCAACCTCGCCTACCTCGGGATGATGCTCGTCGCCTGGGGCACGCTGGGCGTCCTCGTCTTCACCCGCGCCGACGCGCTGGTGGAGATCGTGCGCGGTGGGCGCGAGCCGTACCGGCTGCTGAACACCGGCGAGGTCGCCAACCAGCAGCGCGTGCGCTTCACGAACCAGCTGCCCGAGACGCAGCGGTTCACCCTGACGCTGGTGAGCCCGCCGGAGGCGTCGCTGGTCATCAGCGAGTCGCCCGTCGTGGTGACGCCGGAGAAGGTGCTCACGGTGAACGCCGTCACCACGGTGCCCAGGGCGCTCTTCAGCAACGGTCAGCTGACCGTGCACTACCTGGTCACGTCCGATCGCGGCTTCAGGAAGGAGATCGACTTCCTGCTGCTCGGCCCGTTCGGTACGGGAGCCACGCCATGA
- a CDS encoding c-type cytochrome: MAQYEDKVLHDIDGIKEYDNPMPGWLMAIWWGSLIFSAGYLMFYALSFGEGTMDAEYRQQTTQTVADVQAYFDANPLVPPKPADLLAGAVSPAIVDAGASRFARSCSPCHGPEAQGLIGPNLTDERWIHGGSVEQIFQSVAKGWPAKGMPPWGRALRPDELAAVVSFVRSIQGTNPSNPRAPEGDPFTPEPLPGR, translated from the coding sequence ATGGCACAGTACGAAGACAAGGTCCTGCACGACATCGACGGCATCAAGGAGTACGACAACCCGATGCCGGGATGGCTCATGGCCATCTGGTGGGGCTCGCTCATCTTCTCGGCGGGCTACCTGATGTTCTACGCCCTCAGCTTCGGCGAGGGCACGATGGACGCGGAGTACCGCCAGCAGACCACGCAGACGGTCGCCGACGTCCAGGCGTACTTCGACGCCAACCCGCTCGTGCCGCCGAAGCCGGCGGACCTGCTGGCGGGCGCCGTCAGCCCGGCGATCGTGGACGCGGGCGCCTCGCGGTTCGCCCGCTCCTGTTCGCCCTGCCACGGGCCTGAAGCGCAAGGGCTCATCGGACCGAACCTCACCGACGAGCGCTGGATCCACGGGGGATCGGTCGAGCAGATCTTCCAGAGCGTCGCCAAGGGCTGGCCGGCCAAGGGCATGCCGCCCTGGGGCCGCGCCCTGCGCCCCGACGAACTGGCCGCCGTCGTCTCCTTCGTGCGCAGCATCCAGGGCACGAATCCCTCCAACCCGCGTGCGCCGGAAGGCGACCCGTTCACCCCGGAGCCCCTCCCCGGGAGGTGA
- a CDS encoding FixH family protein: protein MKLMRVLSEYRWPIFIGGHLTMSVVASGVLVYVATRPDTPRPIRGYYEAARAWDVDEAVQEESRQLGWSVRYELPAGVPHLPGMPRPVDVVVADRAGQPVSGLVGQLLAVRPADARLNQRGELVELPAEAGRYRTLVRVDEPGAWEFRLDTHQRALHFVHAARMDVVDPAPASADPVAASAEGPRP, encoded by the coding sequence ATGAAGCTGATGCGCGTCCTCTCCGAGTACCGCTGGCCGATCTTCATCGGCGGGCACCTGACGATGTCGGTCGTGGCGTCCGGCGTGCTGGTGTACGTGGCCACGCGGCCCGACACGCCGCGTCCGATTCGGGGCTACTACGAAGCCGCGCGCGCGTGGGACGTCGACGAGGCCGTGCAGGAGGAGAGCCGTCAGCTCGGCTGGTCCGTCCGGTACGAGCTGCCCGCCGGCGTTCCGCACCTGCCCGGCATGCCCCGTCCGGTGGACGTGGTGGTGGCCGACCGCGCGGGCCAGCCCGTGTCGGGCCTGGTCGGACAGCTGCTCGCCGTCCGGCCGGCCGACGCGCGTCTGAACCAGCGCGGGGAGCTCGTGGAGCTGCCGGCCGAGGCCGGCCGTTACCGGACGCTCGTGCGGGTGGACGAGCCGGGCGCCTGGGAGTTCCGGCTCGACACCCATCAACGCGCCCTGCACTTCGTGCACGCGGCGAGGATGGACGTGGTCGATCCGGCGCCAGCATCGGCGGATCCGGTCGCGGCCTCGGCGGAGGGGCCCCGGCCATGA